The Nicotiana tomentosiformis chromosome 2, ASM39032v3, whole genome shotgun sequence genome includes the window aaatagttttctgtcaatcttattttacttttttacttaaatatttctctattcattagttggtcacgtaactatatctaataatctaacttattatttatttttcttacataaattatactctctccgtcccaatttatatgaaagtatttgactggacatggattttatgaaataaaggaagacttttgaaacttgtaatcttaaataaatcatagaagtttttgggctagaaatcatctcattaatggtaaaaagaaaaatctaaagttgaattgttaccaaatatagaaagggacttacttaaaaaaaggagtcacttatgttttctgggttctcccatttcagttgtgatgcaatcaacgttaaattcatttaattttctgtattttataaaactaagttctcatttttttaattctacatcctcacttgtctaatttttttaaaaacaatgttccttaaattatatatatatatatatatatatatatatatatatatatatatatatatatatatatatatatatataagagcatCTTATTAAGATTTTGCTTTAGGCCTCCGATAAGGTTGGGCCGCCCCTGACTCTAGCTAATGAGGTGTTGATTCCTTGTGCCCCATTAGTCATTTGAAAGTATATATTCATGGATGTGATCGGAGCTGTCATATCCAAGATCGGTAACTATCAAAAATTATatctaaaaaataaaacaaacaacGTGTTGAGAGATAACATTAGTTTTATAGGATGAAATGTGGTTCAATCATTTGGGTATGCAGACTACAACAACAACGGCGACAACTCAGTGAAATCTCAGTAGTGGGGTTTGGggatggtagtgtgtacgcagaccttacccctaccccgaaagataaagagattgtttccgatagaccctcggctgaagaagacgaaaagagacagTACCATCAATAAACCTTAGACATTTGGGCATGCAGACTATGTCCAAAAAACTTGTTTCGTCATGAATGACGGCAACTGCAAGCAGTCTTGGCTCTATTATACAGATCATGCTCTTTTATGGAAGGCTAATTTAGTATCTTGAATTATTTCATGGTTTGCCACGCAGAACCTTCAACCTAGATAATGCAGCCTCATAATTAATATATTCAaacaacaacaatgataacaTACTTAATGTATTCCCACAAGTATCTTGTATGAAGTAGGGTGGTTGTTTTCGATAGATCCATGACTCAAGAAAAACGTTTTCAAAACAGTTTTAAAAGATACAAGAAAAAAGTATTGACAACAAATAGTAAAGATAActacaataaaaaaaataatggtAATAAATCCGAAAAATAAGATAATAAtagaataataacaataatactgATAAACGAGAAGAGGGAGCAGATAAGGTGCTCTAAACTAGAACCATATTctcccacaaaaaaaaaaagagaaatcgGCCGattacctactaaccttctaccctaatcctcaACATCCATGCTATCCTATCTACATGTCATTGGTGAGCTGAAGATGTGTCATGTCATATCTAATCACCTCTCTCATTCTTGCTCGGTCTACCACTACCTCTCCTTGGACCTATCACTGTCAACCTCCCGCACCTCCTCACTGGAGCATTTGTGCTCCTCCTCTTCACATGTCCGAACAATCTCAACCTCGCTTCCCCCATCTTGTCTGTCGCGGAGGCAACTCCCACCTTATCTCGTATATCTTTGTTTCTAATTTTATCTTTCTTAGTATGCCCACACATTCATCTACGCATCCTTATTtctgctacttttatcttctgAAAATGTGAGTTCTTGACTGCTCAGCATAATTATTATATTCCTGGGCGGAAAAAAATGGGACAATTTTCCCACCTTCATGACCTTCCAAGCAGAAAGTCGTAACTTCAAAAGTAGATGCATTGCTCAGGCCGCCATTCTTGCACCAACAAACATTCAATGGCATACAATGACGAAGTCAGAAATTTTGCTAAAGATGCTCAAGATTTAATATATACGAATTTAGAAAGTAATATATGCCCTATATACACAGTCTAATTTTTCCGGCTAAAGGTATTCAACCAACCACCCTTGAGCATATGTGACTGCTACAAATGGCATAGAGTGATGCGCCAGTATAACCACGGAACTCACGCTGACAACAAACACTCATCTGCATGCTTAAAAGCTTAATCTTGTTCCCGAGTACAATCTCAAACCTAGAGTACAATTAAAACCTATTTCCTCTGAGATTGCTGGAAAAGCAATTAATGCAACATTTTGTGTATGATTTAGCATGAAAAATTAGCAAAAAGCATGGTTTACTATTACTAAGACAAGTTTTAACATGCATTTCACAGTAACAGAACCCTCAGGGTCACAGAACTTAGAAACGAAGAGAAAAGTGCAACACATAGTAGAGTCTTCTATCTATTATTTACATACTGCTGCAACAAGTTATTAAAACTGCAGTGAGAATTCTTGTAAGAATTCTTTTATTCTCAAAAGCAGACTGGAAATAGAATTCAAACATATCTTAAAGTTTTTCTAGCGCTCAGACCATTTCATCATCACTAATCTCACTCTTGAATCTCGATGCTTTGTTGCGCTCCTGACCCCAGCATAATTTTACAGATTGGACATGAAGCATTCACTGCGAGCCACGGGTTAATGCATCTGCTATGAAACTGCCAAAAAAAATGCGGGTTAGAATTAGGGAAAGTGCTAAGATCAGAACTTGGAAACATTTGCCCTGCTGCTAGGAGACTAGTAGCCCAGTTTTCTCAATCACTGCATTTCTGGTAATTATTCAAGCACCAAAGACAAGGCAATGGTAATTAAAGTCAATTCCACTGAGTTATTCATTCATTCACAACCATTGACATAGAGCTTTAACTCAGATCAATCTCTGCCATAAGATGATTTAGGAAAATGGAAGAATAAAATGTATTTCAGAGGCAAGAAAAAATCAGATAGAATAGGCAGAAACCTGATGTAAACATGGCAAGCTACGAACAAGGTCTCCCTTTATAACTTGCTCGAAACAAATATTACATGTCGATTCGTCACATGAGGGATCCTCCTCTGTTATACCTATCCTCCAATATCCCTGCTTCATTTGAAGATGGGAGTATATAAATAATCTTCATTTGAAAGGAGCACACTGAAAATATTAAGAACAAATCTTATGTTTTAAGCAAGTGAACGAAGGACTTTGAAAAGCCAAGCACGGGAAGAAGCATAGCAAAGATTCATCTCATATGACCAGATAGGACAAGTATATCGTGAAGCTAGAAAAATTATACTGTTAGAATTCTCATTCACGGGCTGTAAACACATTTATCATGAGATTTTTAGCTCTTTCCCCCTTCCCCCTCTTGAAACTTAATGAAATTCAGCTGGGGGAGAATTTCTTTTTATATCACTGCTTCTGGATTCGGATCATTATTCTGCTCAAGCAAATTTATAGTTATCCAACAAAGAGAAGGCAACAAGCagctgaaaaagaaaaaaaaacaatggATATCTAAGCCCATAAGTGAAGATGTCACCAAGCAATAGAGCATTGTGGCATAACCCTTGAGCATCTGAAAGAAAGTACCTTAGCTGAGGCTGCAGAAAATGAACCTTGTTCCAGTGGTGCATCCTCACTGCAAAAAGACCAATATGGAATCGAATTACAACTGGTTCCTAACCAGTGTTTCgctcttaccactagaccaaatCTCCGGGGGCTAGGTTTAAGGTAATTTATAATAACTATAATAATAGAATGCGGGATTTTAAAAAAGTAAATGAAAGAGGATCATTACATTCTAACCAGTGATTAAAAAAGCGCTCGCTTCCTCGCTTTAAGCGAAAAGTGATGTGAAGTGCTTCACATGGGTGAAGCGACTCAGGTATAAAAAAGCGACTGCTTCCCACTAAAAAGCGAGAAGCGACCAAGCGATGCGATGCGAAGGAAGCGACCACTTCTTTGTTTTTAAAGAGACCCAGGCTATTTAATTAAAAACGAAGTTGTTCTGTCTTTTATTAAACGAACAACAGCGACTAGGGTTTTAAAGCAGTGCATCTGAGAGCATTAGACTagggttcttcttcttcttcaacttcatcttcaagtcttcaacagcAACATGTATGTTCTGATTTTCCTCCTGCTCctgctcctcctcctcctcctcctcctcctcctgctCCTGCTCctgctcctcctcctcctcctcctcctcctcctcctcctcctcctcctcctccaactCCAACTTCAAGTCTTCAACAGCAACAGGTATGTTCTGATTTTCCTCCTCCTGCTCctgctcctcctcctcctcctgctcctcctcctcctccaacttcaacttcaacttcaactTCAAGTCTTCAACAGCAACAGGTATGTTCTGATTTTCCTCCTCCTGCTCctgctcctcctcctcctcctcctcctccttctccttctccttctccttctgcttcttcttctccttctccttcttcttcttcttgttgcaACGTCCAAATAGCAGCGAAATGCTGGCGAAATTTTTTTTTACCTTCGGTTCTTTCTCAGAATTGATGCCAATCCTTGGGTTCTTCTTTCTCTGCCCAGTTTTTAACAGAGAAAAACTGCCCTTCCTCTAATTTTTATATCCTTTACATTGAAGTATTGAACATTTGCTTACAATTACATGTGTTGTCTATgcagtatttattttaaaatttttttttaaaattccgcttcacttcaaaaaagcgagcgcttcgcttctcgctaaGCGAAATGGGGGTTGTCGCTTTTCCTCGCTTCACACTCTTCACAACACTGATTCTAACAATTATGCAATTCAGCATACGAACTagtatttgtttttttttctatttGGATAACCGATAAGTCCCCTGTGAGTTAACTGGCCAAACCATGGTCCACGGATGTCAAACTCGGGGGAGTATCAGTCCACCCTCTGTCATGTTCCCACTTAAATACCAAGCTTCCTATTAATGACATGGGTTTGAACTTGTGACGTGTGCTCAATCCACAGATCCCAAGCTGTGTCCTTATCACTGAGTCGGAATCCAAACAGGAGGAATATGACGTACTTCAACATTATTCGAGTTCATACTTAGTCTCCAAATTTCCATAATTTTAAATTTGATCCTGACTAGGTCAAACCAAAATAAGCTTACCATGTAATAACACTTCAACTGGACCAAGAacacaaataaaagaaaagtaaTTCATTTAACTATGTCTTTTTGCCAAAAACATTTTTTACCAAAAGTAAATATTAGACTGTTAGTTTCCATAATCACTTATAGTAACTAGCACTTCCCCACTATTTCCAAGTGATGACAGGCTTGGGACACACACGCAAGTATTGACATATAATGCATGCTATTAAGACATCCAAATGACCAAAATATTTCCTTGTGACTCTAGAGTGGTAAAAGTTAAATCCCACTTGTGGACTAAACCATGGTCGACAGAGAATAGGATGCACAAAGACATGAGGATTCAATAAGGATTAACCTAGTTCTGAATGAAGCATCTACAGCTAAGGCCAAGGATCGGCCAATGGCAGCAATGCTATGTGTCTCTGCCTCCACCGATAAACGGCAACGCACATGCTGGCCTCAACCAAAGGACCTTGGTCAAAATAGCACCAAGCAAAGGAATGCCACAGAAGACTAAAGATCACATTGTAGTGCCAAACACAGTTGAAAAGACAAATTTGCATCCAAGCAATAGCTCTCCATCAATTTCTTTTCCCACCCTTGCTTGCTATaaagaaaataccaaaaagaaaatgaaggaaaagaaaatatagaattgcaactcactcatcccatgtcATTACATATTTTCAATATTATCCATTCTGTCACTAGCTAGTTCTATCAATTTAAATCACAGGCTACCTTCAGTTGTTCAATCATCATTCTTTAGGTGCACAAGAATGCCAGAAAATCGAAGGCTTGAAAGGAAAAAGCATGAACTTAGAATGCTTGTAACTTACCTCTCTAGACCAATGCCTTTGTAATTGTGAACAGGTAAGGCATTTATCTCTTCTTCATTCATGGAAGGAATTCCAAAAACACTAGCAGAAGGCAACTCACTTAAGGTTAAGTTTTCTACACATGGAAACAACCATATAATAAGAAAAGAGATCATTTTTAGTTGCTTGAAAGAATCTTCAAAGGTCAGTCTATGATACTGATCCCAAGGACATATAGACAGCAAAAGTATTGCTATGAAAAGTTTTAACAGATAAGCATAGCAAACATACCAAACTCAACAAGTTCACGGTCTAGAAGAGCAACTTG containing:
- the LOC104107947 gene encoding E3 ubiquitin-protein ligase SDIR1-like; its protein translation is MHKFFTSPTKTACIVLAILVLFLYTLSPADDTSMVFMGCVFVHVIMIIAFAMIYEICSTRQARGRTSSTSVNHLIGCDTLHQYVPSSEAFPTRRRLQELRLQVALLDRELVEFENLTLSELPSASVFGIPSMNEEEINALPVHNYKGIGLESEDAPLEQGSFSAASAKGYWRIGITEEDPSCDESTCNICFEQVIKGDLVRSLPCLHQFHSRCINPWLAVNASCPICKIMLGSGAQQSIEIQE